Proteins from a single region of Starkeya sp. ORNL1:
- a CDS encoding SDR family oxidoreductase encodes MDRLKGKRTLITGGTSGIGLETARQFLIEGARVAVTGTNPDTIASARAELGSDVLVIQADAGDVAAQAHIAGEVGRAFGGLDAVFVNAGIAALKPIEQWNEADYDRSFAINVKGPFFLVQALLPLLANPSSIVLNTSINARIGMPNSSVYAASKGALSTFIRTLSGELIGRGIRVNAVSPGPIATPLYSKFGMSEEQAKATAAAIKSQIPAGRFGEPSEVAKAVVFLASDESAFTVGSELVIDGGMSNL; translated from the coding sequence GTGGATAGGCTCAAGGGCAAAAGGACCCTCATCACCGGCGGTACCAGCGGCATCGGCCTGGAAACCGCGCGGCAGTTTCTCATCGAGGGCGCTCGCGTGGCTGTCACCGGCACCAATCCCGATACCATCGCCAGCGCCCGCGCCGAATTGGGGAGCGACGTACTGGTGATCCAGGCGGATGCCGGCGACGTCGCCGCGCAGGCCCATATTGCCGGCGAAGTCGGCAGGGCGTTCGGTGGGCTTGATGCGGTATTCGTCAATGCCGGCATTGCCGCACTCAAGCCGATCGAGCAATGGAACGAGGCCGATTACGATCGCTCCTTCGCCATCAATGTGAAGGGCCCGTTCTTCCTGGTGCAGGCGCTGCTGCCGCTGCTTGCCAATCCGTCCTCGATCGTGCTGAACACCTCGATCAACGCCCGCATCGGCATGCCGAATTCGAGCGTCTATGCAGCGTCGAAGGGTGCGCTCTCCACCTTCATCCGCACGCTGTCCGGCGAACTGATCGGGCGCGGCATCCGCGTCAATGCAGTCAGCCCCGGCCCGATCGCGACGCCGCTCTATTCCAAGTTCGGCATGAGCGAGGAGCAGGCGAAGGCGACCGCCGCGGCCATCAAGAGCCAGATCCCTGCCGGGCGCTTCGGCGAGCCGAGCGAAGTGGCGAAGGCGGTGGTGTTCCTCGCCTCGGACGAGTCGGCCTTTACCGTCGGCAGCGAGCTCGTCATCGACGGCGGCATGAGCAATCTGTGA
- a CDS encoding MFS transporter, which produces MPASAPSAPAPRPSLAARAPLFVVLCGCMIAMLTFGPRASSGIFLLPMTHEYGWGRDTFGLAIAIQNLLWGVGTPFAGAVADRFGIVRVLCVGALLYALGLVAMAYASTPGTLHLSAGVMVGFGLSGCSFNIVLAAFGKLLPERWRPLAFGAGTAAGSFGQFLFPPLAAGLIGTIGWQETLTIFGIAMLLVMPFAFALANPAAATSRANGPQQSIGEALGEALRHPSYILLVLGFFTCGFQLAFVTTHLPAYLTDRGLSVTVGGWTLAVIGLANMVGSLSAGWMSMRMPKRWLLAAIYFARGIAIAAFVLLPASPVTSIGFGIVLGLLWLSTVPPTSGLVMLMFGTRYLAMLYGFAFFSHQVGGFLGVWLGGLLYERLGSYDFVWWLAVALSFASAAINLPIVERPVARPQAA; this is translated from the coding sequence ATGCCTGCAAGCGCCCCATCCGCTCCCGCCCCGCGCCCCAGCCTCGCCGCCCGCGCGCCGCTCTTCGTGGTGCTGTGCGGCTGCATGATCGCCATGCTGACCTTCGGGCCGCGGGCCTCCTCCGGCATCTTCCTGCTGCCGATGACCCATGAATATGGCTGGGGCCGTGATACGTTCGGGCTCGCCATTGCCATCCAGAACCTGCTCTGGGGCGTCGGCACGCCGTTCGCGGGCGCGGTGGCGGACCGTTTCGGCATCGTCCGGGTGCTGTGCGTCGGCGCGCTGCTCTATGCGCTCGGGCTGGTGGCGATGGCCTACGCGTCGACGCCGGGAACGCTGCATCTGTCCGCCGGCGTGATGGTCGGCTTCGGGCTCTCCGGCTGCTCGTTCAACATCGTGCTCGCCGCCTTCGGCAAGCTGCTGCCGGAGCGCTGGCGTCCGCTCGCCTTCGGCGCCGGCACTGCCGCCGGCTCGTTCGGCCAGTTCCTGTTCCCGCCGCTGGCCGCGGGGCTGATCGGTACCATCGGCTGGCAGGAGACCCTGACCATATTCGGCATCGCCATGCTGCTGGTGATGCCGTTCGCCTTCGCGCTGGCCAATCCGGCGGCCGCCACTTCGCGGGCCAATGGACCACAGCAGTCGATCGGCGAGGCGCTCGGAGAGGCGCTCCGCCATCCGAGCTATATCCTTCTGGTGCTGGGCTTCTTCACCTGCGGCTTCCAGCTCGCCTTCGTCACCACCCACCTGCCCGCCTATCTCACCGATCGCGGCCTGTCGGTGACGGTCGGCGGCTGGACGCTGGCGGTGATCGGGCTCGCCAATATGGTCGGCTCGCTCTCGGCGGGGTGGATGTCGATGCGCATGCCGAAGCGCTGGCTGCTCGCCGCCATCTATTTCGCCCGCGGTATCGCGATCGCCGCCTTCGTGCTGCTGCCGGCCTCGCCAGTCACGTCGATCGGCTTCGGCATCGTGCTCGGCCTGTTGTGGCTCTCCACCGTGCCGCCGACGTCGGGCCTGGTGATGCTGATGTTCGGCACCCGCTATCTCGCCATGCTCTATGGCTTTGCCTTCTTCAGCCACCAGGTCGGCGGCTTCCTCGGCGTGTGGCTCGGCGGCCTGCTCTATGAGCGGCTCGGCTCCTATGACTTCGTCTGGTGGCTGGCGGTGGCGCTGAGCTTCGCCTCGGCGGCGATCAACCTGCCCATCGTCGAGCGCCCGGTGGCGCGTCCGCAGGCGGCGTGA
- a CDS encoding phage holin family protein, which translates to MFHFLLGLAGVELRDTARRAATTAILFALGALLLMIAVVGVLAAIFFALAERYDPIIAALLVAAMAFVVATLFLIVGYLRLKRPTRRRALPLGGLVPPAAPLAAMAPGAVPPPRPRAPVSGKILVGVAAGAALLGLILGRRI; encoded by the coding sequence ATGTTCCATTTCCTGCTCGGCCTCGCCGGAGTCGAGCTGCGCGACACCGCTCGCCGCGCGGCGACGACGGCAATCCTGTTTGCGCTCGGCGCCTTGCTGCTGATGATTGCAGTGGTCGGAGTGCTGGCCGCGATCTTCTTCGCGCTGGCGGAGCGCTATGATCCCATAATCGCCGCCTTGCTGGTGGCGGCCATGGCGTTCGTCGTCGCGACCCTATTCCTCATCGTGGGCTATTTGCGGCTGAAGCGCCCGACGCGGCGCCGCGCTCTGCCGCTCGGCGGTCTTGTTCCGCCCGCGGCACCCCTGGCGGCGATGGCACCCGGCGCGGTGCCGCCACCCCGACCCAGGGCGCCGGTGAGCGGCAAGATTCTGGTGGGCGTCGCGGCCGGCGCCGCACTGCTCGGCCTTATTCTTGGCCGACGCATCTGA
- a CDS encoding DUF2339 domain-containing protein, with protein MGEFASLLLIIAFILLFGVRRRVKQLEARIALLERAQTGEALAEATPAPAPMPVEKPAGLSVFAPKDEEEPVVAPSPVSPPPEIPHVEPVPAGPGRLAGFEERFGALWTVWLGGIALALGGIFLVRYAIEADLIGPGARLSLGGLLAAALVGAGEWLRRKGTPGLVALPFADVPAMLTAAGTSTAYAVIYAAYELYDLLPPGVAFLLLGAVAVASMVAALLHGPMLAALGLVAAGVAPLLVSTDEPSAWGLAVYIAVVAAAAIGVARARLWAWLAALAIVGTILWGLVLLVLTDGSGDAAAPGFLAAALMALTGGLLVPGLFRGPPAGEAPRPDWVSALAVAGALGLAALLTVAVDQSTPSLILFAVLAFAAVAMAWRAEAASHAPLILAPASAFVLAAWDVLAQGGTTVAQPGAMEGVVAGPPVLALGGFIAFGVGLGALLGVSGFLGARRAERLLPALAWSAAAVIGPLLLLIAAYWRLTGFGISYGSALAALALAALGTLAVDRLAGREGPSEHAATVFAAGSVAALALGMTMALERGWLTVGLALASLGIAWIASARPLPGLRQLSALVGIAVLGRVMWDPTIAGGNPGPTPVFNWLLWGYGVPALAFAVAAWKLGGADWARRTHESLALVFAVLLAVTEIRHAVQGNLIGPEPGLAEIGGYLCVALAYAIGLERLRRVSTSPVYEIGSLAVFAGAVLLGLSVLGFANPVATGDLIEGRFVNLLLLAYAAPALLAFALNRVTRETRPLWHYRASGALALVLAFAYVTLSVRRSFTGPDLASADIGGGELYAYSAVWLGFGIALLVAGLLSGSRELRLASACIVMLTILKVFLWDMSDLEGVLRALSFIGLGLVLVGIGWLYQHLLLRPLNAERGQP; from the coding sequence ATGGGCGAGTTTGCCAGTCTTCTACTGATCATAGCCTTCATACTGTTGTTCGGCGTGCGCCGCCGCGTGAAGCAGCTGGAAGCGCGCATCGCGCTGCTGGAGCGCGCGCAGACCGGCGAAGCGCTCGCCGAGGCCACGCCCGCCCCGGCGCCGATGCCGGTGGAAAAGCCGGCCGGGCTTTCTGTCTTCGCCCCCAAGGATGAAGAAGAGCCGGTCGTGGCACCTTCGCCCGTCTCGCCGCCTCCCGAAATCCCGCACGTCGAGCCGGTGCCCGCCGGTCCCGGCCGGCTGGCCGGCTTCGAGGAGCGTTTCGGTGCGCTCTGGACCGTCTGGCTGGGCGGCATCGCGCTCGCGCTCGGCGGCATCTTCCTGGTGCGCTACGCCATCGAGGCCGATCTCATCGGCCCTGGCGCCCGGCTATCGTTGGGCGGGCTGCTGGCCGCGGCCCTGGTCGGCGCCGGCGAGTGGCTGCGCCGCAAGGGCACCCCTGGCCTCGTCGCGCTACCTTTCGCCGATGTCCCGGCGATGCTGACCGCCGCCGGCACCTCGACCGCCTATGCCGTCATCTATGCCGCCTATGAGCTCTATGACCTGCTGCCGCCCGGCGTCGCCTTCCTGCTGCTGGGCGCGGTCGCCGTCGCCTCGATGGTGGCGGCGCTGCTGCACGGGCCGATGCTCGCCGCGCTCGGCCTCGTTGCCGCCGGCGTCGCGCCGCTGCTGGTCTCGACCGATGAGCCCAGCGCATGGGGCCTTGCGGTCTATATCGCCGTCGTCGCCGCCGCGGCGATCGGCGTCGCCCGCGCCCGGCTCTGGGCCTGGCTGGCGGCGCTGGCGATCGTGGGCACCATCCTGTGGGGCCTCGTCCTGCTGGTCCTGACCGATGGCTCCGGCGACGCCGCCGCGCCCGGCTTCCTTGCCGCCGCCCTGATGGCGTTGACCGGCGGTTTGCTGGTGCCCGGCCTGTTCCGTGGCCCTCCCGCGGGCGAAGCGCCGCGGCCGGACTGGGTCTCGGCGCTCGCCGTCGCCGGCGCGCTCGGCCTCGCTGCCTTGCTCACCGTTGCAGTCGACCAGTCGACGCCGTCGCTCATCCTGTTCGCCGTGCTCGCCTTTGCCGCGGTGGCCATGGCCTGGCGCGCGGAAGCGGCCAGCCACGCGCCGCTGATCCTCGCTCCGGCCAGTGCCTTCGTGCTCGCCGCCTGGGATGTGCTGGCGCAAGGCGGCACTACGGTGGCGCAGCCGGGCGCCATGGAAGGCGTCGTCGCCGGTCCGCCGGTGCTGGCACTCGGTGGCTTCATCGCCTTTGGTGTCGGCCTCGGCGCGCTGCTCGGCGTATCGGGCTTCCTCGGTGCCCGCCGCGCGGAACGCCTGCTGCCGGCGCTCGCCTGGAGCGCCGCCGCAGTGATCGGCCCGCTGCTGCTGCTGATCGCCGCCTATTGGCGGCTCACCGGCTTCGGCATCAGCTATGGCTCGGCTCTGGCCGCGCTGGCGCTCGCCGCGCTGGGCACGCTGGCCGTCGATCGCCTCGCCGGACGCGAAGGCCCGAGCGAGCACGCCGCCACGGTGTTCGCCGCCGGCAGCGTCGCAGCTCTGGCGCTCGGCATGACCATGGCGCTGGAGCGCGGCTGGCTCACCGTCGGTCTGGCGCTGGCGAGCCTTGGCATCGCCTGGATCGCGAGTGCACGGCCGCTGCCCGGGCTGCGTCAGCTCTCGGCGCTCGTCGGCATTGCCGTGCTTGGCCGGGTGATGTGGGACCCGACCATTGCCGGCGGCAATCCCGGCCCGACGCCGGTGTTCAACTGGCTGCTGTGGGGCTATGGCGTGCCGGCGCTCGCCTTCGCGGTGGCGGCATGGAAGCTGGGTGGAGCGGACTGGGCCCGGCGAACCCATGAGAGCCTCGCGCTCGTCTTCGCCGTGCTACTGGCGGTGACCGAGATCCGCCACGCCGTCCAGGGCAACCTGATCGGACCGGAACCCGGCCTTGCCGAGATCGGCGGCTATCTCTGTGTGGCGCTGGCTTATGCCATCGGCCTGGAGCGGCTGCGGCGGGTAAGCACCAGCCCGGTCTATGAGATCGGCTCGCTCGCCGTATTCGCGGGGGCCGTGCTGCTCGGTTTATCGGTGCTCGGCTTCGCCAATCCGGTGGCGACCGGCGACCTCATCGAGGGGCGGTTCGTCAATCTGCTGCTGCTGGCCTATGCCGCGCCGGCGCTGCTCGCCTTCGCCCTCAATCGGGTGACGCGCGAGACCCGCCCGCTTTGGCACTATCGGGCTTCAGGCGCGCTCGCCCTGGTGCTGGCGTTTGCCTATGTGACGCTGAGCGTGCGCCGGTCCTTCACCGGGCCGGACCTTGCTTCGGCCGATATTGGCGGCGGCGAGCTCTATGCCTATTCCGCGGTCTGGCTCGGCTTCGGCATCGCGCTGCTGGTTGCCGGCCTGTTGTCCGGCTCGCGCGAACTCAGGCTCGCCTCGGCCTGCATCGTGATGCTGACCATCCTCAAGGTGTTCCTGTGGGATATGTCGGATCTCGAGGGCGTGCTGCGGGCGCTGTCCTTCATCGGGCTCGGCTTGGTGCTGGTCGGCATTGGCTGGCTCTACCAGCACCTGCTGCTCAGGCCGTTAAACGCGGAAAGGGGGCAGCCTTAG
- a CDS encoding tetratricopeptide repeat protein, with amino-acid sequence MTFRRLPLRRPAAAAFAALLAFGAGAPAFAEAPPASVIARTSPAGNYLAARLAGAERDTAAAAAYYRALVRVFPRNGEILERAFLTLLADGSIDEAVPLAKRIVEIDPEHRLSRLVLGIAAIKAKKYTTARSNLRRAGQGAISEMSATLLVAWTQFGAGDAKGGVATIDALQGPEWYAAFKDFHAGLILDASGSRKDAGKRLEEALKIDSRTLRVVDAYARWAARNGDKKLAIATYEQFDKVLPNDPLVERSISEIEAGKTLPPLAGNPSQGAAEALYGLGAALGRQGGEDLALVYLQLARWLDPSHPLIEITLADLFENMKKYDEAIALFRSVPANSPLKASAEIQLGLALERSDRFGEARTALEAVVAKNPKDLQALSALGEVLRANEKYAEAAEVYTKAINLLQAPTASNWDLFFSRGTSYERTKQWAKSEADLKKALELRPDTPAVMNYLGYSWVDQGVNLDDGLDLIRKAVTLRPDDGYYIDSLGWAYYRLKRYDDAVRELERAVELKPDEAVINDHLGDAYWQVGRRLEARFKWNHARDMKPDAVELAKIERKIAVGLDEAEKTTPEQPAMAPTAQKQDGG; translated from the coding sequence TTGACGTTTCGTCGTTTGCCGCTGCGGCGGCCCGCTGCCGCCGCGTTCGCCGCATTGCTGGCCTTTGGTGCCGGCGCTCCCGCCTTTGCCGAAGCGCCGCCCGCGAGCGTCATCGCCCGCACCTCGCCCGCCGGCAATTATCTCGCCGCCCGTCTTGCCGGAGCTGAGCGCGACACCGCCGCTGCCGCCGCCTATTATCGCGCGCTGGTGCGTGTGTTCCCGCGCAATGGCGAGATATTGGAGCGCGCCTTCCTGACGCTGCTCGCCGATGGCTCGATCGACGAAGCCGTGCCGCTGGCCAAGCGCATCGTCGAGATCGACCCCGAGCACCGGCTTTCCCGGCTGGTACTGGGCATCGCCGCGATCAAGGCGAAGAAATACACCACGGCCCGCAGCAATCTGCGTCGCGCCGGCCAGGGCGCCATCTCCGAGATGAGCGCCACGCTGCTGGTCGCGTGGACCCAGTTCGGCGCCGGCGACGCGAAGGGTGGCGTCGCCACCATCGACGCGCTGCAGGGCCCGGAATGGTACGCCGCCTTCAAGGATTTCCATGCCGGCCTGATCCTCGACGCCTCCGGCTCCCGCAAGGACGCCGGCAAGCGGCTGGAAGAGGCGCTGAAGATCGATTCGCGCACGCTGCGCGTGGTCGATGCCTATGCCCGCTGGGCCGCCCGCAACGGCGACAAGAAGCTCGCCATCGCCACCTATGAGCAGTTCGACAAGGTGTTGCCGAACGATCCGCTGGTGGAACGCTCCATTTCCGAGATCGAAGCCGGCAAGACGCTGCCGCCGCTCGCCGGCAACCCGTCGCAGGGCGCCGCGGAAGCGCTCTACGGCCTCGGCGCGGCCCTCGGCCGGCAGGGGGGCGAGGATCTGGCCTTGGTCTATCTCCAGCTCGCCCGCTGGCTCGACCCTTCGCACCCGCTTATCGAGATCACCCTCGCCGACCTCTTCGAGAACATGAAGAAGTATGACGAGGCCATCGCGCTGTTCCGCAGCGTGCCGGCGAACTCGCCCCTGAAGGCCAGCGCCGAGATCCAGCTCGGCCTTGCGCTGGAGCGCTCCGACCGCTTCGGGGAGGCCCGCACGGCGCTCGAAGCCGTGGTGGCAAAGAACCCGAAAGACCTCCAGGCGCTCTCCGCGCTTGGCGAGGTGCTGCGCGCCAACGAGAAATATGCCGAGGCCGCCGAGGTCTATACCAAGGCGATCAACCTGCTGCAGGCGCCGACCGCCTCGAACTGGGATCTCTTCTTCTCCCGCGGCACCTCCTATGAGCGCACCAAGCAGTGGGCGAAGTCCGAGGCCGACCTGAAGAAGGCGCTGGAGCTGCGCCCCGACACGCCGGCGGTGATGAATTATCTCGGCTATAGCTGGGTCGACCAGGGCGTGAATCTCGACGACGGCCTGGATCTGATCCGCAAGGCGGTGACGCTGCGCCCGGATGACGGCTACTACATCGACAGCCTCGGCTGGGCCTATTACCGGCTGAAGCGCTACGACGACGCGGTGCGCGAGCTTGAGCGCGCGGTCGAGCTGAAGCCGGACGAGGCGGTCATCAACGACCATCTCGGCGACGCCTACTGGCAGGTCGGCCGCCGGCTCGAGGCGCGGTTCAAGTGGAACCACGCCCGCGACATGAAGCCGGACGCCGTCGAACTCGCCAAGATCGAGCGCAAGATCGCTGTCGGCCTCGACGAGGCTGAGAAGACCACTCCCGAGCAGCCGGCCATGGCGCCGACCGCGCAGAAGCAGGACGGCGGCTGA
- a CDS encoding LysR family transcriptional regulator, with amino-acid sequence MMKLDGIAAFVAITEGGSISEAARRLRLSKSVVSERLAELERSLGASLVHRTTRKLTLTEDGAAFLERAARIVRDVEEASAEMTERRGTLSGPLRISAPVTFGRLHLGPALYPFLARHPRVELSLDLDDRRIDAAADGYDAVVRHGPIQDSRLTAWRLAPSRRLLVAAPAYLERHGTPEEIGELDAHAGIFYTNRGAADWRFQGPDATIIVRGRASLRVNNGDMMRDAAVAGLGIALLPTFICGPAIRAGELAIIDIGVAAEPESIYVAHPEGRHPSTKLRAFAQCLRDAFGDPPYWEVPDCA; translated from the coding sequence ATGATGAAGCTCGACGGTATCGCAGCTTTCGTCGCCATCACTGAAGGCGGCTCGATCAGCGAAGCGGCGCGGCGGCTGCGACTTTCGAAATCCGTGGTCAGCGAGCGGCTGGCCGAGCTGGAACGCAGCCTGGGCGCGAGCCTCGTCCATCGCACCACCCGCAAGCTGACGCTCACCGAGGACGGCGCCGCGTTTCTCGAGCGCGCGGCGCGCATCGTGCGCGATGTCGAGGAAGCCTCGGCCGAGATGACCGAGCGGCGCGGCACGCTGTCGGGGCCGTTGCGCATCTCCGCGCCGGTCACCTTCGGACGCCTGCATCTCGGCCCGGCGCTCTACCCCTTCCTCGCCCGGCATCCGCGCGTCGAGCTCTCGCTCGACCTCGACGACCGGCGCATCGATGCCGCGGCGGATGGCTATGATGCAGTGGTGAGGCACGGACCGATCCAGGATTCGCGGCTGACGGCGTGGCGCCTTGCGCCCTCGCGCCGGCTGCTGGTCGCCGCGCCGGCCTATCTGGAACGCCACGGCACGCCCGAGGAGATCGGAGAGCTGGATGCCCATGCCGGCATCTTCTACACCAATCGCGGCGCCGCCGACTGGCGCTTCCAGGGGCCGGACGCCACCATCATCGTGCGCGGGCGCGCGTCGCTCAGGGTGAACAATGGCGACATGATGCGCGACGCCGCGGTCGCCGGCCTCGGCATCGCCTTGCTGCCGACCTTCATCTGCGGCCCGGCGATCCGCGCCGGCGAACTCGCCATCATCGATATCGGCGTCGCGGCGGAGCCGGAATCCATCTATGTCGCCCATCCGGAGGGAAGGCACCCTTCGACCAAGCTGCGCGCCTTCGCCCAATGCCTGCGCGACGCGTTCGGCGACCCGCCCTATTGGGAAGTGCCCGACTGCGCGTGA
- a CDS encoding DoxX family protein codes for MLDTRTAPYGIFVLRVALGAMWISHALLKYIVFTMPGFAGFLGSQGLPEALAWPVVLAEIIGGILILLGVYARHVALLLIPVMAGAMSVHIPNGWLFSTAGGGWEYPAFLIAASFALWLLGDGAFALRSRPLLFVGRPVTA; via the coding sequence ATGCTCGACACCCGCACCGCTCCCTACGGCATCTTCGTCCTGCGCGTCGCCCTCGGCGCCATGTGGATCTCCCACGCACTGCTGAAGTACATCGTCTTCACCATGCCCGGCTTTGCCGGCTTCCTCGGCAGCCAGGGCCTGCCGGAGGCGCTCGCCTGGCCAGTCGTCCTTGCCGAGATCATCGGCGGCATCCTCATCCTGCTCGGCGTCTATGCCCGCCATGTCGCGCTGCTGCTGATCCCGGTGATGGCCGGCGCGATGAGCGTACACATCCCCAATGGCTGGCTGTTCTCGACCGCCGGCGGCGGCTGGGAATATCCCGCCTTCCTGATCGCCGCGTCCTTCGCGCTCTGGCTGCTTGGCGACGGCGCCTTCGCGCTGCGCTCACGCCCTCTGCTGTTCGTCGGCCGTCCCGTCACGGCGTGA
- a CDS encoding DUF883 family protein: protein MAEPSAQDDFAKLTADLATLRADVAKLAETLAAVARSESEAMGAAVRDRVRTRAAQASATATGLLDEGAAALDDAKARAQSLGNDVTAAIERNPLGAVAAALGIGFLVGLLTRGRD, encoded by the coding sequence ATGGCCGAACCGAGCGCGCAGGATGATTTCGCCAAGCTGACCGCGGATCTCGCGACGCTACGTGCCGATGTCGCCAAGCTTGCCGAGACGCTCGCCGCCGTGGCACGCAGCGAAAGCGAGGCGATGGGTGCGGCGGTACGCGACCGGGTGCGGACACGTGCCGCGCAGGCCAGCGCCACCGCCACCGGACTGCTCGATGAAGGCGCCGCCGCGCTCGATGACGCCAAGGCCCGCGCCCAGTCGCTCGGCAATGACGTGACTGCGGCGATCGAGCGCAATCCGCTCGGCGCGGTCGCTGCCGCGCTCGGCATCGGTTTCCTGGTCGGGCTGCTGACCCGGGGTCGCGACTGA
- a CDS encoding c-type cytochrome: MRTLLLACATLALSLAASPLAAADADAAKVKRGEYLANIMDCGGCHTTGALIGKPDPAMYVAGSTVGFQIPGLGIFYPPNLTPDNETGLGKWSEADIIKAVRTGERPDGRMLVPVMPYHSYGKLNNADASALATYLKSLKPISHQAPAMVGAQGKATAPYMTVVMP; the protein is encoded by the coding sequence ATGCGGACACTGCTTCTTGCCTGCGCAACCCTTGCGCTCAGCCTCGCGGCCTCGCCGCTCGCCGCCGCCGATGCCGATGCCGCCAAGGTGAAGCGCGGCGAATATCTCGCCAACATCATGGACTGCGGCGGTTGCCACACCACCGGCGCGCTGATCGGCAAGCCGGATCCGGCGATGTACGTCGCCGGCTCGACGGTCGGCTTCCAGATCCCCGGCCTCGGCATCTTCTATCCGCCGAACCTCACCCCGGACAATGAGACCGGCCTCGGCAAATGGAGCGAGGCGGACATCATCAAGGCGGTGCGCACCGGCGAGCGGCCGGACGGGCGCATGCTGGTGCCGGTGATGCCGTATCACAGCTATGGCAAGCTGAATAACGCCGATGCCAGCGCCCTTGCCACCTATCTCAAGAGCCTGAAGCCGATCTCCCACCAGGCCCCGGCCATGGTCGGCGCCCAGGGCAAGGCGACCGCGCCCTACATGACGGTGGTGATGCCCTGA
- a CDS encoding tRNA (guanine(46)-N(7))-methyltransferase TrmB, with protein MTTDVRPKPTHEGAFYGRRRGKTLRSIPAGHIAHDLPAFALDPAALPADLATLFPLPVRALRLEIGFGGGEHLVAEAQRHPDVGYIGAEAFLNGLAKATAAVATLGLPNIRLYGDDVVPLLDRLPTAAFERVDLLYPDPWPKRRHWKRRFVRPDNLDRLARLLKAGGHFRFATDIDEYGAWTLRHLAADPRFQWRARRAADWLTPWEGWPGTRYEAKAKQAGRIPCYYEFQRI; from the coding sequence ATGACCACAGACGTCCGACCGAAGCCGACGCACGAGGGCGCTTTCTATGGCCGGCGCCGCGGCAAGACGCTGCGCTCGATTCCGGCCGGCCATATCGCGCACGATTTGCCGGCCTTCGCGCTCGATCCGGCGGCTCTGCCGGCCGACCTCGCCACACTGTTCCCATTGCCGGTGCGCGCGCTCAGGCTGGAGATCGGCTTTGGCGGCGGCGAACATCTCGTTGCCGAGGCGCAGCGTCACCCGGACGTCGGCTATATCGGCGCGGAGGCCTTCCTCAATGGCCTCGCCAAGGCGACGGCAGCGGTCGCCACCCTCGGGCTGCCGAACATCCGGCTCTATGGCGACGACGTGGTGCCGCTGCTGGACCGTCTCCCCACCGCCGCGTTCGAGCGCGTCGACCTGCTCTATCCCGATCCCTGGCCGAAGCGCCGGCACTGGAAGCGCCGCTTCGTGCGGCCCGACAATCTCGATCGCCTCGCCCGGCTGCTGAAGGCCGGCGGGCATTTTCGCTTCGCCACCGACATTGACGAATACGGCGCCTGGACGCTGCGCCATCTCGCGGCCGATCCGCGTTTCCAATGGCGCGCGCGCCGCGCCGCCGATTGGCTGACACCGTGGGAAGGCTGGCCCGGTACGCGCTACGAGGCCAAGGCGAAGCAGGCCGGCCGTATACCCTGTTACTATGAGTTCCAACGCATCTAA